From a single Rhodospirillaceae bacterium genomic region:
- a CDS encoding TRAP transporter small permease subunit — MLFIFNNFLIFWQGWPGVDVLFAHYGLLGMEPPKSPLEGTRLTLGWLQFFIYSGSIVASIVFVMMTRSRSMLADSETMAFLAAYIVRSAFWSILLIGIADITISFLRVEDFMEQMFGLEMTKELGRASYRGIHIHYPLIAIGFIIGLFTRSLGFIWLAFLIVLAELLIVITRFVFSYEQAFMGDLVRFWYAGLFLFASAYTLIEEGHVRVDILYTSFSDRGKAWSNAIGSLILGLPVCWIILIFGMWGKSNLINAPLLSYEVTQNGYGMFVKYLMAGFLMIYAVSMMVQFIGYFLSNASILIGEPQPPKKEKPIDNMNSGSVLLDALEPNEQKA; from the coding sequence CTGCTGTTTATTTTTAATAATTTTCTGATTTTCTGGCAAGGTTGGCCAGGGGTTGATGTCCTGTTCGCCCATTATGGCCTATTGGGGATGGAACCGCCAAAATCGCCACTTGAGGGTACGAGATTAACCCTGGGCTGGTTGCAGTTCTTTATCTATTCAGGTTCAATTGTGGCCAGCATTGTCTTTGTCATGATGACCCGTTCACGCTCCATGCTTGCGGATTCAGAGACCATGGCGTTCCTGGCTGCCTACATCGTTCGCTCTGCCTTTTGGTCTATCTTGCTCATTGGTATTGCCGATATCACCATTTCATTTCTCAGGGTTGAAGATTTTATGGAACAGATGTTCGGCCTGGAAATGACCAAGGAGCTGGGACGGGCCAGTTACCGGGGCATCCACATTCATTATCCCCTGATTGCGATTGGCTTCATCATCGGCCTGTTCACCCGTTCACTGGGCTTTATCTGGTTGGCGTTTTTAATTGTCCTGGCTGAGTTGCTGATCGTTATCACCCGCTTTGTCTTTTCCTACGAGCAGGCTTTCATGGGTGATCTGGTGCGTTTTTGGTACGCCGGCCTGTTCCTGTTTGCCAGCGCCTACACCCTGATCGAGGAAGGCCATGTACGTGTTGATATTTTGTATACGAGCTTCAGTGATCGAGGCAAGGCCTGGTCCAACGCCATTGGCTCGCTGATTTTAGGATTACCGGTGTGCTGGATTATTTTGATTTTTGGCATGTGGGGTAAATCCAACCTGATTAATGCTCCGCTCCTCAGTTACGAAGTGACCCAGAATGGCTACGGTATGTTCGTCAAATACCTGATGGCGGGTTTCCTGATGATCTACGCGGTCTCAATGATGGTGCAGTTTATCGGTTATTTTTTGAGCAACGCCTCCATTCTAATAGGCGAACCCCAGCCACCCAAAAAAGAAAAGCCGATTGATAACATGAACAGTGGCTCCGTGCTTTTAGATGCCCTCGAACCAAACGAGCAGAAGGCTTAA
- a CDS encoding chemotaxis protein CheW: MNQALATTSGHDIDAIGGDNLENFVTFTIKDQMFGIPVLQVQDILTPTTIASVPLAPPEVKGSINLRGRIVTVIDVRVRLGLGKQENPSESMGVTIEHNHELYTLLVDKVGDVVGLASDLYESNPGTLDSLWREFASGVFRLEGKLMVVLDVERLLGTMKEV; the protein is encoded by the coding sequence ATGAACCAAGCTCTCGCAACGACGAGTGGTCACGATATTGATGCCATCGGCGGAGACAATCTCGAGAACTTTGTTACCTTTACAATAAAGGATCAGATGTTCGGCATCCCTGTCTTGCAGGTTCAGGATATTCTGACGCCAACGACCATTGCCTCGGTTCCGCTGGCCCCGCCAGAAGTAAAAGGTTCCATCAATCTGCGTGGACGTATTGTTACGGTCATCGATGTGCGTGTCCGCCTTGGTCTGGGCAAACAGGAAAATCCCAGTGAGAGCATGGGCGTTACCATTGAACATAATCACGAGCTTTACACATTGCTCGTCGATAAGGTAGGCGACGTCGTCGGCCTTGCCAGCGACCTTTATGAAAGCAATCCCGGCACCCTGGATTCACTATGGCGAGAATTCGCCAGCGGTGTTTTTCGGCTTGAAGGCAAGTTAATGGTGGTGCTGGATGTGGAGCGATTACTAGGAACCATGAAAGAAGTATAA
- a CDS encoding BON domain-containing protein, producing MSKIKIAFATAILLASFSLNACTPTILQEAAQSAFEDRITENQITDLKIASYLLKQLIETDKNLALDIGIDVWEQRLLLTGGLDNTETINKVLSLASADSRVKTLYNEIRLVSTSERDQRRQQAESRDSAESGGVQQTVNDYWLETKVKGQLLTAKDVHSVNYRWRSVINTIYIIGRARSQEELDTVLAIIRDTKGVKNVKSFVEIRPVS from the coding sequence ATGAGCAAAATAAAAATTGCCTTTGCCACAGCAATTCTGTTGGCAAGTTTTTCGCTCAACGCCTGCACACCGACCATTCTGCAGGAAGCCGCCCAATCGGCTTTTGAAGACCGTATTACCGAAAACCAAATTACCGATCTTAAAATCGCCAGTTATCTGCTCAAACAACTGATTGAGACAGACAAAAACCTTGCCCTTGATATCGGCATTGATGTTTGGGAACAACGGCTGTTGCTGACCGGCGGGCTGGATAATACCGAGACCATCAACAAGGTTTTATCGCTGGCCAGCGCCGATAGTCGGGTTAAGACCCTGTACAATGAAATCCGCCTTGTTTCGACCAGCGAACGCGACCAGCGTCGCCAACAGGCGGAAAGCCGTGACAGTGCGGAAAGCGGTGGCGTCCAGCAGACCGTCAATGACTACTGGCTTGAAACAAAGGTCAAGGGGCAGTTGCTTACAGCCAAGGATGTGCATTCGGTCAACTACCGCTGGCGTTCGGTCATCAATACCATTTACATCATCGGCCGGGCCCGCTCACAAGAAGAGCTGGACACGGTCTTGGCCATTATTCGCGACACCAAGGGCGTCAAAAACGTCAAAAGCTTTGTCGAGATCAGGCCGGTATCCTGA
- a CDS encoding class I SAM-dependent methyltransferase codes for MEHLSSARSFLKMPVVMLFGSQFLAAVSLFLVIFPIYTSFNDTMPSLPVIFAVQGVVAATIGIFFGLAKWWTVVQVALPFAAFYSAHLQIPAFVWLLLFGLCALIYWNSARDGIPLYLSNSTTWAALAQVLPEKEGIRIIDLGGGVGGTALYLARNRPDAQILSMESAPIPAFISKLRWQWCGLKNVEMRSENFWKENLSAYQVVYAFLSPVPMSRLYEKVKAEMEPGSLFISNSFDVEDVQADEVLELNDNRQTKLYLYRN; via the coding sequence ATGGAACACCTGTCGAGCGCCCGCAGTTTCCTGAAAATGCCAGTGGTGATGCTGTTTGGTTCGCAATTCCTGGCAGCTGTCTCACTGTTTTTAGTGATTTTCCCAATTTATACCTCATTTAACGACACGATGCCGTCGCTACCGGTTATTTTTGCCGTTCAGGGTGTTGTCGCAGCCACGATCGGAATATTTTTTGGCTTGGCCAAATGGTGGACTGTGGTTCAGGTGGCGCTTCCCTTTGCCGCTTTTTATTCCGCCCATTTACAAATCCCCGCCTTTGTCTGGCTGCTGCTTTTTGGCCTGTGCGCCTTAATTTATTGGAACAGCGCCCGCGACGGAATTCCGCTTTACCTAAGCAATTCCACGACCTGGGCGGCTTTGGCGCAAGTGTTGCCTGAAAAAGAAGGCATCCGGATTATTGATCTGGGTGGCGGGGTTGGCGGTACGGCCCTGTATCTGGCCCGTAACAGACCGGACGCACAGATACTGTCCATGGAATCTGCCCCCATACCTGCGTTTATTTCAAAGCTTCGCTGGCAGTGGTGCGGCTTGAAAAATGTTGAAATGCGTTCGGAAAATTTCTGGAAAGAGAACCTGTCTGCCTATCAGGTCGTCTATGCGTTCCTGTCGCCGGTTCCCATGAGCCGTTTATACGAGAAAGTGAAGGCGGAAATGGAACCGGGAAGCCTGTTCATCAGTAATTCGTTCGACGTTGAGGACGTTCAGGCCGATGAAGTGCTTGAGCTGAACGACAACCGGCAAACGAAGCTCTATCTCTACCGAAATTAA
- the motA gene encoding flagellar motor stator protein MotA: MFAIIGYVVVIGSVIGVYMAGGGHLDVLWMPFEFLIIFGGALGAFVAGNPGVLKRSIGALGTFLKGPTYKADDYMELIGVLYSVFKLAKSKGDLALEAHVENPHESALFQNFPTFIEDHHAVEFLCDYLRMLTLGTSNAHEVAEIIDVELGLHHDEDHAVAGALQGLADATPALGIVAAVLGVIHTMGSITEPPEVLGHLIGGALVGTFAGILIAYGFLAPIAQSVGSSFEADSKYLSCIKAGLIAHMQGYAPQVSVEFVRKSLPGGVRPTFAEVEEMIGELPS, encoded by the coding sequence ATGTTCGCAATAATTGGGTATGTTGTCGTTATAGGCAGTGTTATCGGTGTCTACATGGCTGGTGGCGGTCATTTGGACGTGCTTTGGATGCCGTTTGAATTTCTTATCATCTTCGGCGGCGCCCTGGGAGCGTTCGTGGCGGGCAATCCCGGTGTATTAAAACGCTCAATTGGGGCATTGGGAACCTTCCTAAAAGGTCCGACATACAAGGCTGACGATTATATGGAGCTTATCGGCGTTCTTTATTCGGTCTTCAAACTTGCCAAAAGCAAAGGCGACCTAGCCCTTGAAGCACATGTAGAAAACCCCCATGAAAGCGCCCTGTTTCAAAATTTTCCAACCTTTATCGAAGATCACCATGCCGTTGAGTTCCTATGTGATTATTTACGCATGTTGACCCTTGGCACGTCGAACGCCCATGAAGTCGCAGAAATCATTGATGTTGAATTAGGCCTGCACCATGATGAAGATCATGCCGTCGCGGGAGCGCTTCAAGGACTAGCCGACGCAACCCCGGCATTGGGTATTGTCGCCGCCGTGTTGGGTGTTATCCACACCATGGGGTCGATCACCGAACCGCCCGAAGTTCTGGGCCACCTGATTGGCGGCGCGCTGGTCGGTACGTTTGCCGGTATCCTTATCGCCTATGGTTTCCTCGCCCCCATCGCCCAATCCGTCGGCTCAAGTTTTGAAGCCGATTCAAAATACCTTAGTTGCATCAAGGCTGGCCTGATAGCCCATATGCAGGGGTATGCACCGCAGGTATCGGTGGAATTCGTCCGTAAAAGTCTTCCCGGAGGCGTGCGGCCAACGTTTGCCGAAGTCGAAGAAATGATTGGCGAACTACCGAGTTAG
- a CDS encoding flavin reductase family protein — MSIDKLTFRKVLGRFATGITVVTGKSKDNIAVGLTVNAFTSLSLAPPLVLFCLDKSTASIHAFNKGDGFALNMLDEDQQELSVKFSSKIEDRFAGVEFDTWDTGVPILSGCLANLECIIDAVHDGGDHLIIVGRVNRIAQVEEGKPLLYFDGAYGRIA; from the coding sequence GTGAGCATCGATAAATTAACATTCCGAAAAGTTCTTGGCCGCTTTGCCACAGGTATCACCGTCGTAACCGGTAAATCCAAGGATAATATTGCCGTAGGGCTGACCGTCAACGCTTTTACATCCTTGTCGCTGGCGCCGCCACTGGTGCTTTTTTGTCTGGACAAGTCAACGGCCAGTATCCATGCCTTTAACAAAGGTGACGGTTTCGCCCTTAATATGCTGGACGAGGATCAGCAGGAACTGTCGGTTAAGTTTTCTTCTAAAATTGAGGACCGATTCGCAGGAGTGGAATTTGACACCTGGGATACGGGGGTGCCGATTCTGAGCGGTTGTCTGGCCAATCTTGAATGTATTATCGATGCCGTCCACGATGGTGGCGATCACCTGATTATCGTCGGGCGGGTTAATAGGATCGCACAAGTCGAGGAAGGCAAGCCCTTGCTTTATTTCGACGGTGCCTATGGCCGGATAGCCTGA
- a CDS encoding TRAP transporter substrate-binding protein yields the protein MKRREFLKKASVAGVAGAAAASTLAAPAIAQSRIDMVMVATWPRDFPGLGTGAQRLAQRINDMTEGRINVQYFAAKERVGAFDSFDEVASGNAQAYHAADYYWKGKHLGWAYFTAVPFGLTYTEMNAWIRFGGGQQLWDKLAGKFGLKNLMAGNTGVQMGGWFNKEINSADDFKGLKMRIPGLGGDVLAKLGASPVSIPGGQIYENLVSGAIDATEWVGPWNDRFMKFYEAAKYYYFPGMHEPGSTLALGMNASWWGTLSKTDQTIIEAAASMENDVMMAEYNAKSGEALADLVQNQGVKLREFNDDVYDSFGVAAAEVFETVRSHSPLAGEIHESFLAARKDLGAWSKISDQAYVAQRNRVLGV from the coding sequence ATGAAACGTAGAGAATTTTTGAAAAAAGCCAGTGTTGCTGGCGTTGCAGGTGCCGCAGCAGCCTCGACGTTGGCTGCACCCGCCATCGCGCAATCACGCATTGATATGGTTATGGTTGCTACCTGGCCACGGGATTTCCCCGGCCTCGGCACCGGCGCCCAGCGTCTTGCCCAGCGTATCAATGACATGACCGAAGGCCGCATCAATGTGCAGTACTTCGCCGCCAAAGAACGTGTTGGCGCCTTTGACTCCTTTGATGAAGTCGCATCGGGTAATGCACAGGCTTATCATGCCGCCGATTACTACTGGAAAGGCAAGCATCTGGGTTGGGCCTACTTTACCGCCGTTCCCTTCGGCCTCACCTACACAGAAATGAATGCCTGGATCCGCTTCGGTGGCGGCCAGCAATTGTGGGACAAACTGGCCGGTAAATTTGGCCTGAAAAACCTGATGGCCGGTAACACCGGTGTCCAGATGGGCGGTTGGTTCAACAAGGAAATCAATTCAGCCGACGATTTCAAGGGCCTGAAAATGCGTATTCCCGGTCTGGGCGGCGACGTGCTGGCCAAATTGGGCGCCTCACCTGTTTCAATTCCCGGTGGTCAGATTTATGAAAACCTGGTTTCCGGCGCCATTGACGCGACCGAGTGGGTTGGTCCCTGGAATGATCGCTTTATGAAGTTCTACGAAGCGGCCAAATACTACTACTTCCCCGGTATGCATGAACCCGGCTCGACGTTGGCCCTGGGCATGAATGCTTCCTGGTGGGGTACCCTTTCGAAGACGGATCAAACCATCATCGAAGCTGCCGCCTCCATGGAAAATGATGTCATGATGGCTGAATACAACGCCAAAAGTGGTGAAGCACTTGCCGATCTGGTCCAGAACCAGGGCGTCAAGCTGCGTGAATTCAACGATGACGTCTATGACAGCTTCGGCGTTGCCGCGGCTGAAGTATTTGAAACCGTTCGTTCACACAGCCCGCTTGCTGGTGAAATTCACGAAAGTTTCCTGGCAGCCCGTAAAGATCTGGGTGCCTGGTCGAAAATTTCCGATCAGGCCTATGTGGCCCAACGTAACCGCGTCCTCGGCGTTTAA
- a CDS encoding alpha/beta hydrolase, whose protein sequence is MSVQHTEDGFLSLGPHGFHRVAYSLWGGADAERTVVCVHGLTRNGRDFDFLAADLAGSDCRVACPDLPGRGHSHWLGEPTDYALPVYMSDMTAMIARLGVEQVDWVGTSLGGLIGLSLAAQPNSPIRSLVINDIGPFVPAEALKRIAEYVGHNETFASYESLKTYLMNVHSTFGPLNDEQWDHLCHHGGRENTDGSWRLHYDPAIAIPFRQAAAQNIDLWPLWEQVSCPVLILRGEQSDVLPRDVAHQMLERGPAAELIEFPATGHAPSLMVDEQIEAIRTWLDTVSG, encoded by the coding sequence GTGAGTGTTCAACATACAGAAGATGGCTTTCTAAGCCTTGGGCCGCACGGGTTTCACCGTGTAGCCTATTCCCTTTGGGGCGGTGCAGACGCTGAACGGACAGTTGTCTGTGTCCATGGGCTAACTCGTAACGGCAGGGATTTTGACTTTCTCGCTGCCGATCTTGCTGGATCGGACTGCCGGGTCGCTTGTCCCGATTTACCGGGCCGTGGCCATAGCCACTGGCTGGGCGAGCCAACTGATTACGCTCTTCCTGTGTACATGTCTGATATGACCGCGATGATCGCCCGTCTTGGGGTTGAGCAGGTTGACTGGGTCGGCACCTCTCTTGGCGGCTTGATCGGTCTGTCACTGGCTGCCCAGCCCAATTCACCGATCAGATCATTGGTCATCAATGATATCGGCCCCTTTGTTCCGGCAGAGGCCCTGAAACGGATTGCTGAATACGTTGGACATAACGAAACGTTTGCGAGTTATGAATCCCTGAAAACCTATTTAATGAATGTCCATTCAACCTTTGGCCCCTTAAACGACGAGCAATGGGATCACCTGTGCCATCATGGTGGCCGCGAGAACACAGACGGTTCCTGGCGTCTTCATTATGATCCGGCCATAGCCATTCCTTTCCGGCAGGCGGCGGCTCAGAACATTGACCTGTGGCCCCTATGGGAGCAAGTGAGCTGTCCGGTTCTGATCCTGCGAGGCGAGCAATCCGATGTCCTGCCACGCGACGTTGCTCACCAGATGCTGGAGAGGGGCCCGGCTGCTGAATTAATTGAATTTCCTGCTACAGGCCATGCTCCGTCATTGATGGTAGATGAGCAAATTGAAGCCATCAGAACCTGGCTTGATACTGTTAGTGGTTGA
- the motB gene encoding flagellar motor protein MotB encodes MADQQPIIIKKVYKSGGGHGGGAWKIAYADFVTAMMAFFLLMWLLNSVTQEQLEGIGNYFAPSTASTSTSGSGDVLAGKTIGEEGVSEQDASRPSVVVDLPPPKIGAADIKDIEDGEASAQQLEELQKQQEEAQFDKAEDALNEAIQAAPQLKQLAESLMIDNTPEGLRIQLVDQEGLAMFPSGGSDMYLHAQKVLELVAQVILEMPQNIAISGHTDAVPFVRNDGFSNWELSADRANNARRVLKGLGVDENRVARVVGRADTEPLMPDDPKNARNRRLSIVLLRGTGIQPVPQQTQESTQEQPAASTPIVAPIAAPDNAAAEDEQPESSPLFDDEETQQ; translated from the coding sequence ATGGCAGATCAACAACCCATTATCATCAAGAAAGTCTACAAGTCCGGTGGTGGACATGGCGGTGGCGCCTGGAAAATCGCTTACGCCGATTTCGTGACCGCGATGATGGCCTTTTTCCTGCTTATGTGGTTGCTCAATTCGGTGACCCAGGAACAACTCGAAGGCATCGGCAATTACTTCGCACCGTCGACGGCTTCAACAAGTACTTCAGGTAGCGGCGACGTCCTGGCCGGCAAGACGATTGGCGAGGAAGGTGTCTCCGAACAAGACGCTTCAAGGCCCAGTGTTGTCGTCGATTTGCCACCGCCAAAAATCGGGGCCGCTGACATCAAGGATATCGAGGATGGTGAGGCTTCGGCCCAACAACTTGAAGAACTGCAAAAACAACAAGAAGAAGCCCAGTTCGACAAAGCCGAAGATGCTCTTAATGAAGCCATTCAGGCCGCGCCACAGCTCAAACAGCTGGCAGAAAGCCTGATGATCGACAACACCCCTGAAGGCTTGCGCATTCAACTGGTTGATCAGGAGGGGCTGGCGATGTTCCCCAGTGGCGGATCAGATATGTACCTTCATGCCCAAAAGGTGCTTGAACTTGTCGCCCAGGTGATTTTGGAAATGCCGCAAAACATTGCCATTTCAGGTCATACGGACGCGGTACCTTTCGTCAGGAACGATGGTTTTAGCAACTGGGAACTGTCAGCTGACCGGGCCAATAATGCCCGCCGGGTCTTAAAAGGATTGGGCGTCGATGAAAATAGAGTCGCCCGGGTCGTCGGTCGCGCCGATACCGAACCCCTGATGCCCGATGACCCCAAGAATGCTCGCAACCGCCGCCTGTCCATCGTCCTTTTGCGCGGCACCGGTATCCAGCCTGTACCCCAGCAAACTCAAGAGAGCACTCAGGAACAACCCGCAGCTTCTACCCCAATCGTCGCACCCATTGCGGCACCTGATAACGCTGCTGCGGAAGATGAACAGCCTGAGAGCAGTCCATTGTTTGATGATGAGGAAACTCAGCAATAG
- a CDS encoding arginyltransferase yields the protein MRHSRLLAPTSGTHYFFTTAPLPCPYFADRVERRVITELGGGHAQPLHETLTRAGYRRSHGIAYAPACPGCDDCVAVRILADQFTPSRTQRKILSRNSELEVIEVAPLANEEQFALFTTYQNSRHAGGDMESMDFSDYQSLVEENIIDTALVEFRHENRLVGVILIDKLSDGLSAVYSFFDTDMETRRSLGTYMILWLAQHARAQGLRYVYLGFWIDGCRKMSYKTSFQPLEMYSSNGWQVPQSKQDQEPSE from the coding sequence ATGCGTCATAGCCGCCTACTGGCCCCGACAAGTGGCACCCATTACTTCTTCACCACCGCCCCTTTGCCTTGCCCGTATTTTGCCGACAGGGTCGAGCGTCGCGTTATAACCGAACTTGGCGGCGGTCACGCCCAACCCCTGCATGAAACCCTGACTCGCGCCGGATACAGGCGTTCGCACGGCATCGCCTACGCCCCGGCCTGTCCCGGTTGTGATGATTGCGTTGCCGTCAGAATTCTCGCCGACCAGTTCACACCTTCACGCACCCAGCGCAAAATACTGTCCCGCAATTCTGAACTTGAAGTGATTGAAGTCGCCCCCCTCGCTAATGAAGAACAGTTTGCACTGTTTACGACCTATCAAAATTCGCGTCACGCCGGTGGCGACATGGAAAGTATGGATTTTTCCGATTATCAATCCCTTGTCGAAGAAAACATCATTGATACGGCGCTGGTCGAATTCCGCCACGAAAACAGACTGGTAGGCGTTATTTTGATCGATAAGCTCAGCGACGGATTATCTGCCGTTTACAGCTTCTTCGACACTGACATGGAAACACGCAGAAGCCTTGGTACATATATGATTTTGTGGCTTGCTCAGCACGCCCGTGCACAGGGGTTACGCTATGTCTATTTGGGCTTCTGGATCGATGGCTGCCGAAAGATGTCTTATAAAACAAGTTTCCAGCCCCTTGAGATGTATTCCTCCAATGGCTGGCAAGTGCCACAAAGCAAGCAGGATCAAGAGCCTTCAGAATAA
- a CDS encoding chemotaxis protein — protein ELQSSAQSMTAISEETSTQATAVAAASEEASTNVQTVASAAEELSSSISEISRQVQQSTEIAGSAVGAAQKADEMVQGLAMSAQKIGEVVEMITDIADQTNLLALNATIEAARAGDAGKGFAVVASEVKNLANQTAKATEEIGGQINGIQSATQDSVQAIQGITKTIGEISEIASAIAAAVEEQGAATSEIARNVEQAAAGTGEVSSNIQGVTQAAGEAGSTSSQVLGAANELSEQSELLKVEVDKFMDQVRKS, from the coding sequence GAATTGCAGTCCTCGGCCCAGTCGATGACGGCAATTTCCGAAGAAACCTCGACCCAGGCGACGGCGGTGGCCGCGGCTTCCGAAGAAGCCTCGACCAACGTTCAGACGGTAGCCTCGGCAGCCGAAGAACTGTCCTCGTCGATTAGCGAGATCAGCCGTCAGGTTCAACAGTCGACTGAAATCGCAGGCTCTGCGGTGGGTGCCGCCCAAAAGGCCGATGAGATGGTCCAGGGTTTGGCCATGTCGGCCCAGAAAATTGGCGAAGTTGTCGAAATGATCACCGACATCGCCGATCAGACCAACCTGCTGGCCCTCAACGCGACCATTGAAGCGGCCCGCGCCGGTGACGCCGGCAAGGGTTTTGCGGTTGTTGCCTCCGAGGTTAAGAACCTGGCCAACCAAACCGCCAAGGCGACCGAGGAAATCGGTGGTCAGATCAACGGCATCCAGAGCGCCACCCAGGATTCCGTTCAGGCCATTCAGGGCATCACCAAGACCATCGGCGAGATCAGCGAAATCGCTTCGGCGATTGCGGCGGCGGTCGAAGAACAGGGTGCGGCGACATCTGAAATCGCCCGCAATGTTGAGCAGGCGGCAGCCGGTACCGGCGAGGTATCATCCAACATTCAGGGTGTCACCCAGGCCGCCGGTGAAGCGGGCTCGACGTCCTCGCAGGTGCTCGGTGCGGCCAACGAGCTTTCCGAGCAATCCGAGTTGCTGAAAGTCGAGGTCGACAAGTTCATGGATCAGGTCAGAAAGTCTTGA
- a CDS encoding CoA transferase translates to MKTTGPLSGITVIDLTRVLAGPYCTMVLADLGARVIKVETPAGGDDARHFGPFMGSDDDQKSAYFMSLNRGKESIALNLKDDADKLVFEQLLSEADILVENYRPGTMEKLGYGWDTLSRTYPRLIYAAASGFGHSGPYSKRPAYDLVVQGMGGVMSLTGHPDGEPTRVGTSVGDITAGLFTTIGINAALFHRQQTGRGQKIDVSMLDCQVAILENAIARYAATGEAPGPIGARHPSITPFDAFKASDGHLIIAAGNDTLFANLCEVIGQPDLAKKPLFESNPLRTEHNAALKDELEKALSVKPVAQWLDILEQAGVPSGPINSVDQVLADQQVNARNMIVSAGSLKMAGNPIKMSAFDDPPTRTPAPDLDANRQAIIDNLSKTDD, encoded by the coding sequence ATGAAAACAACAGGTCCTTTATCGGGCATTACGGTTATCGACCTGACACGGGTTCTGGCGGGCCCTTATTGCACCATGGTGCTGGCTGATCTTGGCGCCCGGGTGATTAAGGTGGAAACCCCTGCCGGGGGAGACGACGCCCGCCATTTCGGACCTTTTATGGGTTCGGACGATGATCAAAAGTCCGCCTATTTCATGTCATTGAACCGGGGCAAGGAAAGCATTGCCCTTAACCTGAAAGATGATGCTGACAAGCTGGTCTTCGAGCAGCTTTTATCCGAAGCCGACATTCTGGTTGAGAACTATCGTCCGGGAACCATGGAAAAACTCGGTTACGGGTGGGATACGCTCAGCCGGACATATCCACGGCTTATTTACGCTGCCGCGTCCGGCTTTGGTCACAGCGGTCCCTACTCAAAGCGCCCGGCTTACGATCTTGTCGTCCAGGGTATGGGCGGGGTGATGAGTTTGACCGGCCACCCTGATGGCGAACCGACCCGCGTTGGCACCTCAGTTGGCGATATTACGGCAGGTCTGTTCACCACAATCGGCATCAATGCAGCACTTTTTCATCGTCAGCAAACGGGCCGGGGTCAAAAAATTGATGTTTCCATGCTTGATTGTCAGGTTGCTATTCTGGAAAACGCCATCGCCCGCTACGCTGCCACCGGTGAAGCCCCGGGCCCCATCGGCGCGCGGCATCCGTCGATCACACCTTTTGACGCTTTCAAGGCCTCAGATGGCCACTTGATCATCGCCGCTGGCAACGACACCCTTTTTGCAAATTTGTGCGAGGTCATCGGTCAGCCTGATTTGGCAAAAAAACCGCTGTTTGAAAGCAATCCATTAAGAACCGAACACAATGCAGCCCTGAAAGACGAGTTGGAAAAGGCCCTGAGCGTTAAACCCGTGGCCCAGTGGCTGGATATTCTTGAACAGGCAGGCGTTCCTTCAGGACCGATTAACAGTGTCGATCAGGTTCTTGCCGATCAGCAGGTCAATGCCCGGAATATGATTGTCAGCGCCGGTTCGTTAAAAATGGCCGGCAATCCGATCAAGATGTCAGCTTTTGATGATCCGCCAACCCGCACCCCTGCCCCGGACCTTGACGCGAACAGACAGGCAATCATCGACAACCTGTCAAAAACAGACGATTAA